The DNA region GATTATTCGGCTTCGGTCGCTTCCTGCGGGGTTTCCTTCTTGCGCCACAGGGCGTTGCGCTGGTGGTAGTAGCCGAGCGCGAACATGACCTGATCGTCGGAGGAGAGGTGCGCCGGGAAAGGCGGCGTGCCATCGGCAACCTCGAACCCTTCCATGATCTCGGCGATGTGGCGGTCCATGACGTAGCCGTACTCGGCCTTGGCAATGTGCTTCTGACCGAGGTCCAGCAGGCGCGGGAAGACCGTGGCCGGCGTGGCCATGGCGCTGCCAAAGAAGCGGTCCTTGATGGTGGCGTTTACGTTGCCCAAGGCTTCCATCTGGGTTTTTTCCAGCACGGCGAAGAGCCGGCCCAGGCGGTAGCCCACGTTCTTGCTCTCTGTATTGAGGGACATTTTGACCTCCGATTCTTGAATGTTCGAGCTGAGCGCGCGGCCTTTGCGCAGGGCGCGACGGTGGTGCGCGGCAAGCAGGGCCATACGGCCGTGGGTCACGCGGCCGTCGCTGCGGAAGCGGCCGAGGATGCGGTTGACGATGCTTTCCGGATACGTCTCGCCGGTAAAGACGCTGCGCGCCAAAGCGCCGGCGTAAACCGGGGGGACGTCGTCCATCTTGCTGGTGTAGCGGCCCTCGGCATTGGGGCGGGCCGGAGCGAGCTCCAGCACGAGTCGCCAGATGCCGGGAAACTCGGACTCGAAGTCGAACTGCGTTTCCATGGCCAGGTCGTCGAAATGCTGGGCCAGGCGCTCTGCGATGTCGGCCACGGTGGATACGAGCCAGAAGCGCACGGCCAGACGGCTGGCGTTGGGCGCAAGCCCCAGCACGTAGAAGGGGGTGTCCGGCTCATCACCGAGCAGGGTGGCGACAGGAGGCTCCTTGCCGTCGCGTACGGCCTGGAGCATGGCGCGGAGCTGGCCGATGACGGCGCCGTCGTGCGCCTCCTGGCCCTCGTCGTTCCCGGCTGCGCTCGGATCGATGAACATCTGGAGCACGCTTTCCATACGGGTCGGCGTCTCGGACCAGAAGACCATGGTGGCGTCGCCGAGCAGCATGCGCTGGTGATCCGCCGTCTTGGCGTTCAGCAGGTGGTTGAGGGCCGTGGTGTAGGCAAAGGCCGCGCGCTCGGAGACCGGGGCGTTGTCGTTGAACTCCTTGCCGTAAGACATGAAAGCAGAGGCGTTGAAGGAGACGATGTACGCGCCGGACGTCTGTGCACCGCGGACGCCTTTGAGGACAGGGTGGATGCGGGCCTGCGGTTCATCCACTTGGCCAGATATGAGACAGACCCCTGTGGGTCTCTCCATGGTGCTGTCGATGTGGCCGAGCCATGCTTTGCGGACGGCAGGATGGTCGTGAATGAAGCGGTCCGGTTCGCCATAGAGCCGAAAGACGCAGTTTTTGCCGATGAACTTTTCATCAAACTTCTCGATGTCGTTGACCTGGCCGGATTCTCTGGCATCAAGGAACGTGAGTACGGCCTTGGCGCCTTCGTCTTCCACACCATCAAGCACCTCGTGAGCGAGAGAGCGAAACGCCTCGAACTGCTTGACGATGCGATCCGGTTTGCCCTTGTCCTGCGCGCCGAGCACATAGCCCGTGTTGTCCCAGAGGAAAAACGCCGCAACACCGGATGTCCTGCCCTCCACGAATGGCACCTTCACCATCTTCGGCACGATCCTGGTCTTGGGTTTGCCCTTCTTGTTCTTGGGCGGGATCGTCTCCTCCTGCTGGATGTCGTTCATCGCCACGAGGTTTCCCTCCTTGTCCAGGACGATCGCGGCGTGGATCTTCTGCACGCTGAAGCCAGGCTCGGGCACGTCCTGGTCCGGGTCCTTCACCAGACGGTCGTAGTAGTTGGCGAGGGCCTGGAGGATCATGCGGTGGCCTCCGTCATGGACGGCGGGCGGACCACGCCGTCTTTCATCTGGGCGCGGAAGAAGCGCGCCTCCATGTTGTTGTCGTAGTCCAGGTCCAGAAGCATCCAGCCCAGGTCCTTGTCCTGCGGGACTCCAGGCAGGGGGCGCGCGCTCTCGGGGCCGCCGCTGGGGAAGACCGGGTCCGGGCAGTCGGCCGGGCCGAAGTGGGCGGCGAACTCCCGGCAGCCCAGGCACGGCCGGTGGAAGCACTGGCCCCTGGCCAGACGGCGGTTGAAGATATCGAGGTGCTTGCCCTCGTTGGTGTCGTCCTTGCCGGTGAACTCGAAGTGGGTCTCGATGATGTAGCGGACATCGCGCAGGACCAGGGAGGCGCGCTGCTGGCGGTCGCTCTCGATGAACTTCTCCACCGGGGAGACGCCGTCACTCATGGCTTTGGTGACGTTCTGGTAGGGGAGCTTGCCGGCGAGCTCGTTGCGCCGGATGTTTTCGAAACGGATGGGGTTGAGGATGGTGATAGCGTCCACGACCCAGCGGATGGCGGGTTTCCAGTAGATCGCCTCGATAATGCCGCGGGCGGCCGATGGCGTCATGACGTCGTAGCTGACGCGCTCGACCTTCATTTCCGGCCGGGTGAAACAGGCGTACTCACCCCAGACCTTGAGGGACACGCCGAATGGCATAGGCGACTCCTTTTTCGTTGGAGTTTTATGAAAACGAAGGGAATCGAGCTCAAACGATTGAGCTCTCGGATTGCTCGACGACTCCTAACTCGTCGGAATAATTTCTATCTCCCAGCACAAACCATTCATCCTCCACCACCTCGATGGCGCCTTGCTCGAAGAGCTCTTTGAGCTGGTGCTCGTAGACCTGCACGGTGTAGCGCTGGAGTGCGCGCAGGGCGCGGACCGGGGACTCTGACCAGCGAAGCTCGTTGATGAGGGCGTCCACGGTGTCCGACTCCGGCCCCCAGCGGACGATGAGCGAGCGCATGTCGTTCTTGATGATCTGGAACTTGCCGGCCGCGTCGCGGAATGAATACTCTGAAGCCCTCCAGCCTTCGCTGAGATCAAGCAAGATGTGCTGATCGTCGAGCTTGTCGCCCTGCATCCAGAAGAGGTGGCGGAAGTAGTGCTCCACGGCGTCCGGCGCGAGAACGTCATTGTACTTTCGGAGGACTTCCCCGGCCGCGTTCCAGGTCTGCGTGAAATGCCCTCGCGGCAGGGCGTGGTCCGCCGGTGTGAAGATGTAGACCCGCCCGGCGGGCGCTCCGGCCGCAGCCGTCAGCCTGCCTTCCCGGTCGCAGCGGCCTGCGGCCTGGGCAATGGAGTCGATGCCGGCGGCGGCGCGGTACACGGCAGGAAAGTCAATATCTACGCCGGCTTCTACTAAGGCCGTGCTCGCCACGCGGCAGGGGCGCCCTTCGCGCAAGTGCTCCTTGATCGCTGCGATGACCTGCGTGCGGTGGGCCGGGCACATGGATGCGCTCAGGTGCACCACGTTTTCCGTGCCTGAATCCCGCAAACGCTCGAACAGCTCGCGGGCGTGGCGGCGGGTGTTGACGATGCACAGGGCCTGCTCTTCCCCGGCAAGGCGCTCGTTGAGCTCGTCGTCCGTGAGCGCGCCGAGGTTTTCTACGGTGACGCGTTTGAGCGAGGCGTGCAGCGCCGCCGTGTCCGGAACAATCTCGCGGACTTTCTCCAGCCCCTTCGTGAAGTCTTCGCGCTTCTGCACCGCCGGCTGTGTGGCCGTGCAGAGCACAACCGTGGCGCCGTAGCGCGCGGTGAGCTCCTTGAGGGCGGCAAGGCAGGGTAACAAGAAGGGCGGCGGCAGCATCTGCGCCTCGTCCAGGATGATGACGCTTTTGGCCAGGTTATGCAGCTTGCGGCAGCGCGAAGGCTTGGCCGCGAACAGGGATTCGAAGAACTGCACGGCCGTGGTGGCGATGATGGGCGCGTCCCAGTTCTCCGTGGCGAGCCTGGCGCGGCGGGTCATGGCGTAGGACTCGTCATTTTCGTCGGCGTCCCTGGCCTGGGCCGAGCTGTGATGCTCCACCACAGCGTCGTCGCCCAGGAACTCGCGGAACACCTGGGCGTTCTGCTCGATGATCGACATGTAGGGGATGACGTAGACGATGCGGTCCAGGTCGTGGGCGCGGGCGTGTTCCAGAGCGAAGGCTAGGGAGGAGAGCGTCTTTCCGCCGCCGGTGGGCACGGTGAGGGAGAAGAATCCGGGCTCGTCGTCAGCGTGGGCGCGGCAGGCGGCAAGGATGCTCTGGCGGATGGCGTTGACCGGCGTGTCGGGAGTCTTTTCCACCAGGGCGTCGAGGGTGGGGAAGAAGCGCGCAATGAGGTCGGCGAGGGTGGGAAAGCCACAGCGATATGCCGCGGTATCTTTTGCGCAGAACTTTTCGGTATCCAGCCAGTCCGCATCCACCAGGCAGGAGTAGAGCATGCGCAGGAAAAAAGAGATGGCGAAGCCGAGTTCGGATACGTTCGTCTGGAATGGAACGCTGCGGGGCAATTCTGAAATGCCGAGGTGATCGAGGAACTGTCTGGCGGCGTCGAGGTCGACCGCTTTGGGGGGCTCCAGCTTGCGCATCAGGTCGTCGGCGTTGGGCAGCCCGCCGTGATGGCCGGCCAGGATGTAGGCCAGAAGCTTGCCCAGGCCGGGGTCCATGCCGCGTGCCAGCAGCGCGCCATGGATGGCGTGAGGGACCTCGCCGCGGCGCGCCTTTCCGGCGGCGCTTCTGACGAGGTAGTCCTGAAACGCAGGAGTCGCCTTGCCGACGTCGTGGAGCAGGCCGGCGATGCGGGCCCAATCCCCGGCGTTGAAAGACGCGGCGAAACCGGCGGCGCGGTTGGCGACCTCTTCGAGATGCGAGCTGAGCGGATGCCAGTCTTTCTGGGGAAGCTGCTCCGCTGTGTGCGCGTAGTAATGTGTCATGGAAACAGGAAGATGGATGTCGATATTGCTCCAGATTCTTGAGAAAGCGGACGAAAAAATATCTGGCAACTTGTTTTTTGAATAACCGGCCAGATACGGGAGGACAGACTCACTCGATATGGGGAAAATATCAAGAGGGGTATCTCACTACCGTGCACGGGATTCGTAGAAAAATGGGACTGGGGCGTGTCGAAATTGGGCACACACGGCGCCGGCAGAGCATCCTCTGGTGGAGTCCCCGTTTTTGGCATACCGAAGAGGTATGTTGAGACAGAGTGCTAACGATTACCCGATGATGGAGGCGCTCAGCTTCGGCGCTGGTCACGGGCCTGAGCTGGGAAGGAGGTCCGCACCGTTGGCAGACCTAGTGGAGGGAACAAAGTGACGACCTGTTTCACCGCGGACACGCACTTCGGCCATGAGCCGATCATCGGGGCATACCGGCAGGCCGTTCGGCTCTATCCAGGCTATGGACGAGGCCATGATCCGCGCCTGAAACGAGCGTGTGCAGACCGGGAACAGGATCTACTCCTGAGGGACTGCGCCTTTGCAAATTCGGCGGAGCATCGTCATCGGCTGGAAGGCCACATCGCGCTCAGCCACGGCGATCACGCTCAACAGCGTCCTTCGGAGGAGCTCGGGGCAGCGATACGGTACTCCTTGCCGCCTTCCTTGCCGGCTCCGAATTAGGGGAGTGGCCTCGGGAGATTGGACCATCATTGAATAATCGGAAGAAGCCTGACTGAACTGAGATGGATATAACCTGACACTGACCACCAAAAGGTTGTGGTCATGCCGTCCCTGGCTGGGTATCGATGGAGTTGCGAAGCTTCATCCAACCCGCAGCGAGGAGAACGCCATGACCACGAAACGCAAAGTAGCACGAAGGAAGATGAGTCTGCTAGAGCTGGCTACCGAGCTGGGAAACGTCAGCAAAGCCTGCAAAATCATGGGCTATTCCAGGCAGCAATTCTACGAAATCCGGCGCAATTACCAGACCTTCGGCGCTGAAGGCCTGCTGGATCGTCTGCCCGGGCCGCGAGGCCCGCATCCCAACCGCGTTGACGAGGCTGTCGAGCAGGCAATCCTCGACTACTGCTTGGCCCACCCCACGTACGGCCCGCTCCGCGTCGCCCAACAGCTTGTCCTGCAGGGCGTTCAGGTCAGCTCCGGCGGCGTCCGCGGCGTCTGGAGCCGGCACGGCTTGCTCACCCGACACGAGCGACTGCTACGGCTGGAGAAGAGCGTGCGGGCGCAGCGCCTCGAACTCTCGGACGAGCAGATTCGCGTTCTGGAGCGCTTCAGCCCCGAGTTCCGCGACCGACACATCGAGACGCGCCACACCGGCGACCTCGTGGCCGTGGACACCTTCTTCGTGGGCACGCTCAAAGGCGTTGGACGCGTGTATTTACAGTCTGTTATCGACTGCCACAGCCGCTACGCCTGGGGCCGACTCTACACCACCAAGCTGCCGGTCACCGCGGTTCACGTGCTGAATGAAGACGTGCTGCCGTTCTTCGAGGAGCACGCCGCGCGCATCTCCACGATTCTGTCGGACAATGGTCGCGAGTTTTGCGGTCGACCGGACAGGCATCCGTACGAATTGTTCCTGCAATTAGAAGGTATTGAACATCGCACGACACAGGTTCGGAGGCCGCAAAGCAACGGTTTCGTGGAGCGGCTGCATCGGACGCTGCTCGACGAACATTTCCGCATCAAGGGCCGCGAGAAGTGGTACGAATCGGTGGAGGAAATGCAAGAGGATTTGGATAGTTACCTGAACCACTATAACCGGGAACGCACCCACCAGGGTCGCGGCATGAACGGCCGAGTGCCCTACCAGGCGTTCCTGGACGGCATCGTAAACGACGAGGCAGAGGCAGAAACAATCGAAGAAGCAGCATAACCATCACCCCGCCAGGGGCGGAGTGTCAGGTGAATACTATCTCTGTACAGCCTGACAACCACACTACAGGGTATCTCAACTTTTGGTTGCGCTGGCTTGGAAGGTTTACAAAACGATAACCGCTCAGTTAAAAAACTAGTTTTTACAGCTTGCCCATTTAGTCCTCAACTGACTTGCCATACTAATTTTATGAAATCATATAGATGTGTAGATACTAGCACGCATACAGGCAGGGAAAAAATGCTTGTTGCCTCTGCGCCTCACGGTATCATACTTGTCGCGTTGGGTTTTTCTCTGGTGGTTAAGCTCCTGCTCATGGCGCTTTTTTCCTCCGCCTATCAAGACGATCTGTTTATCCCCTTTGTAAAGCACTTTCTCGACACGTTGGATAATCCCTGGCAGTATTTCTACGTCAATCCGTCTGGGGTAGAATTCCCATACCACCCTTTAATGCTTTATGTTTTAAGTCTTTGCTATGCGCCTTACAACGCCATGGCATCTTCGACTTCAGCCTTAGGCAACATTTTTTTCCAGCTCCCCACAATTGTGGCGGATACGGCCATATTTTATCTGCTTGCGCGAATTTTCCCCAGGCGAGTGCTGGAGATTATTGGACTGTATTTTCTGTCTCCAATACTCTTATATGCGGCGTACATGCACTCGCAGATAGACATTATTCCAACAGCACTCCTATTTTACTCAGTATATAAGCTTGTTCAAAATAAGTTTGATACGTCAGCGTTGTTGTATGGCGCGGCCATCTGCACCAAATTTCATGTTGTTGCAGCGCTTCCGTTAGCACTTATTTACTTGTTAAAAAACAACGGGTTGCAGAGCACAGTCCGCTATGTTGGAATAATCGCGCTGGTATATCTAATTGTATGTTTCCCGTATCTGACGAGCGACGGATTTATGAACCTTGTCCTGGCCAACAGGAAGCAATCGCTAATTTTTTCATCTGTATACGAAATAGGAAGCATGCGGATCTACCTGCCTGTCCTGGCCATGCTCCTCATTTACAGCCGGTTCGCCCTTTATAAAAAAATAAATCATGACCTGCTGTATAGTTACGTCGCCATCTTGCTTTCCGTGTTCGTGCTTATCATTGAACCCTCGCCCGGGTGGTATCTTTGGATCCTGCCATTTTGTTTCATCCTGTTCTTGCGGTTAAGCAAACAGGAGTCCCACATTTACATGGCCTGGCTGGCACTCAATGCCGCGTATATAGTGTTCTACCTTTTTTTCTATGTCGGCGAGTTCACGGATTTGACCTTTCTTGGGCACGCTGTGAATCTGAAAAGCAGCGATCCAAGGCTTGCCAATATTAGCTTCACCGCCTTGGAGGCCGTGCTGTTGGGCAACATCTTCATGTTGCACAGGTACGGCGTACGATCTAACGCCATATACAAACCGCATTACGCCACAATCATCGGTATCAGTGGAGATAGCGGCTCAGGCAAATCCACTCTGTTGCGAGACATCCGTGACGCCATTGGTGCAGGTATTTTCGACAGTGGGGAAGGACTGTTGGGATTGGAAGGCGATGGAGACCACAAGTGGGAGCGGGGTCACGATATGTGGTCCAGGTACACACATCTTAACCCGAAGGCTAATTACCTGCATCAGCAGGCGGACAATTTGATGGCGCTCAAGCGTGGTAGCCGCGTGTATCGTTCGGACTATGACCACTCTACCGGGACTTTTACCACGGCCTGCGCCGTGGATCCTCAACAGTATATTGTAATGTCCGGACTACATACTTTGTATTTGCCCAAAATGCGCAAGCTTCTTGATGTTAAAATATTTCTAGACACAGACGAGAAATTGAGACGCCATTGGAAAATATCGAGAGATACAAGCAAACGCGGTTACGATTCCGAAAGGATCGTCCGCCAACTAGAGTTGCGCGAGGAAGATTCCAA from Oceanidesulfovibrio marinus includes:
- the cas8c gene encoding type I-C CRISPR-associated protein Cas8c/Csd1, which translates into the protein MILQALANYYDRLVKDPDQDVPEPGFSVQKIHAAIVLDKEGNLVAMNDIQQEETIPPKNKKGKPKTRIVPKMVKVPFVEGRTSGVAAFFLWDNTGYVLGAQDKGKPDRIVKQFEAFRSLAHEVLDGVEDEGAKAVLTFLDARESGQVNDIEKFDEKFIGKNCVFRLYGEPDRFIHDHPAVRKAWLGHIDSTMERPTGVCLISGQVDEPQARIHPVLKGVRGAQTSGAYIVSFNASAFMSYGKEFNDNAPVSERAAFAYTTALNHLLNAKTADHQRMLLGDATMVFWSETPTRMESVLQMFIDPSAAGNDEGQEAHDGAVIGQLRAMLQAVRDGKEPPVATLLGDEPDTPFYVLGLAPNASRLAVRFWLVSTVADIAERLAQHFDDLAMETQFDFESEFPGIWRLVLELAPARPNAEGRYTSKMDDVPPVYAGALARSVFTGETYPESIVNRILGRFRSDGRVTHGRMALLAAHHRRALRKGRALSSNIQESEVKMSLNTESKNVGYRLGRLFAVLEKTQMEALGNVNATIKDRFFGSAMATPATVFPRLLDLGQKHIAKAEYGYVMDRHIAEIMEGFEVADGTPPFPAHLSSDDQVMFALGYYHQRNALWRKKETPQEATEAE
- the cas5c gene encoding type I-C CRISPR-associated protein Cas5c produces the protein MPFGVSLKVWGEYACFTRPEMKVERVSYDVMTPSAARGIIEAIYWKPAIRWVVDAITILNPIRFENIRRNELAGKLPYQNVTKAMSDGVSPVEKFIESDRQQRASLVLRDVRYIIETHFEFTGKDDTNEGKHLDIFNRRLARGQCFHRPCLGCREFAAHFGPADCPDPVFPSGGPESARPLPGVPQDKDLGWMLLDLDYDNNMEARFFRAQMKDGVVRPPSMTEATA
- the cas3 gene encoding CRISPR-associated helicase Cas3'; the encoded protein is MTHYYAHTAEQLPQKDWHPLSSHLEEVANRAAGFAASFNAGDWARIAGLLHDVGKATPAFQDYLVRSAAGKARRGEVPHAIHGALLARGMDPGLGKLLAYILAGHHGGLPNADDLMRKLEPPKAVDLDAARQFLDHLGISELPRSVPFQTNVSELGFAISFFLRMLYSCLVDADWLDTEKFCAKDTAAYRCGFPTLADLIARFFPTLDALVEKTPDTPVNAIRQSILAACRAHADDEPGFFSLTVPTGGGKTLSSLAFALEHARAHDLDRIVYVIPYMSIIEQNAQVFREFLGDDAVVEHHSSAQARDADENDESYAMTRRARLATENWDAPIIATTAVQFFESLFAAKPSRCRKLHNLAKSVIILDEAQMLPPPFLLPCLAALKELTARYGATVVLCTATQPAVQKREDFTKGLEKVREIVPDTAALHASLKRVTVENLGALTDDELNERLAGEEQALCIVNTRRHARELFERLRDSGTENVVHLSASMCPAHRTQVIAAIKEHLREGRPCRVASTALVEAGVDIDFPAVYRAAAGIDSIAQAAGRCDREGRLTAAAGAPAGRVYIFTPADHALPRGHFTQTWNAAGEVLRKYNDVLAPDAVEHYFRHLFWMQGDKLDDQHILLDLSEGWRASEYSFRDAAGKFQIIKNDMRSLIVRWGPESDTVDALINELRWSESPVRALRALQRYTVQVYEHQLKELFEQGAIEVVEDEWFVLGDRNYSDELGVVEQSESSIV
- a CDS encoding IS481 family transposase encodes the protein MTTKRKVARRKMSLLELATELGNVSKACKIMGYSRQQFYEIRRNYQTFGAEGLLDRLPGPRGPHPNRVDEAVEQAILDYCLAHPTYGPLRVAQQLVLQGVQVSSGGVRGVWSRHGLLTRHERLLRLEKSVRAQRLELSDEQIRVLERFSPEFRDRHIETRHTGDLVAVDTFFVGTLKGVGRVYLQSVIDCHSRYAWGRLYTTKLPVTAVHVLNEDVLPFFEEHAARISTILSDNGREFCGRPDRHPYELFLQLEGIEHRTTQVRRPQSNGFVERLHRTLLDEHFRIKGREKWYESVEEMQEDLDSYLNHYNRERTHQGRGMNGRVPYQAFLDGIVNDEAEAETIEEAA